The genomic segment CCGGCGCTGTCCGGGGCAGTGGATGTGGACACACCGCCGATGGAAGTGAGAGAAAAAAGAAGCAACCTTTGCTTTGTAATGTCAGTACAAGACCTGTACAGCCGGAAAATATCCGGTCTGCCCTCTTTTGAGATAACGGGAGAATGCGTGTTTCATAAAAAAGGACCCGCCGCGTGAAAAAATACTTCTATGTGATCATCGTGCTCGCTGTCGTGCTCGGCGGTTACCTGATCGTCAATGCCCTGTTCACCACTGCGGTCGACATCCCGACCGCATATGCCCAGCGCGGCGAGTTCGTCATTGCGCTGAACGAAAACGGTTCGGTCAACGCCAAGCGGGCAGTGACGCTGTCGGCGCCGCGTATCCGCGGTCTCCAGATCACCTGGCTCGCGCCGGAGGGATCGACGGTGAAGAAGGGCGACCCGGTGATCAAGTTCGACGCTACGCAACAGCTGTCGGACCTTCAGGAGCACGAATCCAACTTCAAGATTACGCAGGCCGCGCTCGAGCGCGCGCGGCAGGAATATACGATCCAGGAGAAACAGCTCACGCTCGATCTCGAACGCGCCAGGCGTAACTACGACGAGAAGAAGTATGAAGCACCCAGGGTCGCCGAGGAAGCCAAGATGGAGCTCGAACTGGCTCAGCTCAATTTCAAGGCGAAGCTCGATCAACTTTCGGCCGACGTGCAGAAGTCCGAAGTCGAGGTCAACCGCGCGGAGGACAAAGTCAATCAGGCTCAGCGTGAACTGGAGCAGATGACGCTCAAGGCGCCTCTGCCGGGGCTGGTTGTCTATCTCGAAATATGGAAGGGCAGCTCGATGGAAAAAGTGCAGGAAGGCGACTCGCCGTGGCCCGGCCAGGGACTGGTCAACCTTCCTGACCTGGGCGAGATGATCGTGGAAACGACCGTCTCCGAGGTCGACGCGAACAAAGTCGACACCGGCCAGGAAGTGGTCGTCTCGCTCGATGCCTATCCGGACGTTGAGTTCCCCGCCA from the Bacteroidota bacterium genome contains:
- a CDS encoding efflux RND transporter periplasmic adaptor subunit encodes the protein MKKYFYVIIVLAVVLGGYLIVNALFTTAVDIPTAYAQRGEFVIALNENGSVNAKRAVTLSAPRIRGLQITWLAPEGSTVKKGDPVIKFDATQQLSDLQEHESNFKITQAALERARQEYTIQEKQLTLDLERARRNYDEKKYEAPRVAEEAKMELELAQLNFKAKLDQLSADVQKSEVEVNRAEDKVNQAQRELEQMTLKAPLPGLVVYLEIWKGSSMEKVQEGDSPWPGQGLVNLPDLGEMIVETTVSEVDANKVDTGQEVVVSLDAYPDVEFPA